A region of Beijerinckia sp. 28-YEA-48 DNA encodes the following proteins:
- a CDS encoding MATE family efflux transporter gives MSPVPSLGSRAAFTQGSIMRHVIVMASTGAIGLMAIFLVDLLSLLYVSWLGDHALTAAVGYATQVSFFLISISIGFSIAVGALVAQAIGSRDKPRAARLAASSMIHVAVISTILTLALMPFRRDLLHLLGARDHVLEVSSTFLLISLPSLPLMAVGMAFSALLRARGDARRAMYVTLGGGIATAVLDPIFIFALGLGVNGAAIVTVLSRLCFLAVGAWGCMHVHRMVGRPQRQALLPDLKILLRIAVPAILTTLAAPVSTSYALSVFATFGQDVVAAYTIVDRIIGVAFGPLFALSGAVGPIIGQNYGARLYDRIRRTLLDCFTLSSGYSLAVWFLLALGAPLIVKLFDATSTTAELIMFYCRFGAVAWVFLGCMFVANAAFNNLGYPMLSMAFNWGRATLGTIPFVTLGAKLWGPEGAMMGMVAGAGLFSLIAIFVAFYVTRRLARVHELG, from the coding sequence ATGTCCCCCGTTCCCTCTCTCGGCAGTCGCGCCGCCTTCACGCAGGGCTCGATCATGCGCCATGTGATCGTCATGGCGTCGACGGGCGCGATCGGCCTGATGGCGATCTTTCTCGTCGATCTGCTGTCGCTTCTCTACGTGTCCTGGCTCGGTGATCATGCGCTGACGGCGGCGGTCGGCTATGCGACGCAGGTTTCATTCTTCCTGATTTCGATCAGCATCGGCTTTTCGATCGCGGTCGGCGCCCTGGTGGCGCAAGCGATCGGCTCCCGCGACAAGCCGCGTGCGGCCCGTCTCGCCGCTTCGTCGATGATCCATGTGGCCGTGATCTCGACTATCTTGACGCTGGCGCTGATGCCGTTCCGTCGCGACTTGCTGCATCTTCTCGGCGCCAGGGATCACGTCCTCGAAGTCTCGTCGACTTTTTTGTTGATCTCCTTGCCGTCACTGCCGCTGATGGCGGTTGGCATGGCCTTTTCGGCCTTGCTGCGCGCGCGCGGCGATGCGCGTCGCGCCATGTATGTGACGCTTGGCGGCGGCATCGCCACCGCGGTTCTCGATCCGATCTTCATTTTCGCCTTGGGACTTGGGGTCAATGGCGCTGCCATCGTCACCGTTCTGTCGCGTTTGTGCTTCCTCGCCGTTGGCGCTTGGGGCTGCATGCACGTGCATCGCATGGTTGGTCGGCCGCAGCGCCAGGCCTTGCTGCCCGATCTTAAAATCCTGTTGCGGATCGCCGTTCCCGCGATCCTGACGACGTTGGCTGCGCCCGTCTCGACGTCCTATGCGCTGAGCGTGTTCGCCACCTTTGGCCAGGATGTCGTTGCCGCTTATACGATCGTCGATCGCATCATCGGCGTGGCCTTCGGCCCGCTGTTTGCGCTCTCGGGCGCTGTCGGGCCGATCATCGGGCAAAACTATGGCGCGCGCCTGTATGACCGGATCAGACGCACCCTGCTTGATTGTTTCACCCTGTCGAGCGGCTACAGTCTCGCCGTCTGGTTCCTCCTGGCACTGGGAGCACCGCTGATCGTCAAATTGTTTGATGCCACGTCCACGACAGCAGAACTGATCATGTTCTATTGCCGTTTCGGCGCGGTCGCCTGGGTGTTCCTCGGCTGCATGTTTGTCGCCAACGCGGCTTTTAACAATCTTGGTTACCCGATGTTGTCGATGGCCTTCAATTGGGGCCGCGCGACCCTGGGGACGATTCCCTTCGTCACTCTCGGCGCCAAGCTCTGGGGGCCGGAAGGCGCCATGATGGGCATGGTGGCGGGTGCCGGCCTGTTCAGCCTGATCGCGATCTTTGTCGCTTTCTATGTCACGCGCCGTCTCGCCCGGGTGCACGAATTGGGATAG
- a CDS encoding MarR family transcriptional regulator, whose protein sequence is MSAARADVEQAAELDMDSMPGHYIRRLQQVAVRLFAEEVGSDLTPVQFAALVAIAQRQERGQIGLGQADLAAQIGYDRATIGGVIDRLEGKGWVSRTPSREDRRQNILAITPDGERAMALAAPSVQRVQSRFVSPLDPDEQQMFERMCRKLLGYHLG, encoded by the coding sequence ATGAGCGCGGCGCGCGCCGACGTCGAACAGGCCGCCGAGCTGGACATGGACTCCATGCCCGGCCACTACATCCGCCGCCTGCAGCAGGTGGCGGTGCGGCTATTTGCCGAGGAGGTGGGCTCTGATCTGACGCCGGTGCAGTTCGCTGCGCTCGTTGCCATCGCGCAGCGTCAAGAGCGTGGCCAGATTGGATTGGGGCAGGCCGATCTTGCGGCACAGATCGGCTACGATCGCGCCACCATCGGTGGCGTGATCGATCGGCTTGAGGGCAAGGGCTGGGTCAGCCGCACGCCGTCGCGCGAAGATCGCCGGCAGAATATCCTGGCGATTACGCCCGACGGAGAGCGGGCGATGGCGCTGGCAGCACCGTCGGTGCAGAGGGTGCAGAGCCGTTTCGTCTCGCCGCTCGATCCCGACGAACAGCAGATGTTCGAGCGGATGTGCCGCAAACTTCTTGGATATCATCTCGGCTGA
- a CDS encoding 3-hydroxybenzoate 6-monooxygenase, which translates to MAASHDNTVLVIGGGIGGMGCALALNQAGFDVELIEQAPEIGEIGAGIQLGPNAFAAMDALGCGPRARARAVYTDDLIMMDAVDESVVGKISAREEFRNRFKNPYAVIHRADIHLSVYEEVQTKPNVHFHTNSRIESIDIDSKGARVRDANGKEYRGIALIGCDGVKSVVREKLVGDGHRVPGHVVYRAVTPRDEFPADLRWNAATIWVGPNCHLVHYPMRGGEQYNIVVTFHSREKEEWGVREGSREEVQSYFQHIADRPRQLIDKPTSWRRWSIADRDPVAKWGEGRATLLGDAAHPMLQYMAQGACMALEDAVTLREALRVQKGDLEKAFRLYEEKRIPRTARVVYSAREMGRLFHASGVERLVRNQLWQGRSQEHYYDALEWLYGWSVEKCLA; encoded by the coding sequence ATGGCTGCTTCTCACGACAATACGGTGCTGGTCATTGGTGGTGGCATTGGCGGCATGGGCTGCGCCCTGGCGCTCAATCAGGCCGGGTTCGACGTCGAACTGATCGAACAAGCTCCTGAGATCGGCGAAATCGGCGCCGGCATCCAGCTCGGCCCCAATGCCTTCGCGGCCATGGATGCGCTTGGCTGCGGCCCGCGCGCCCGCGCCCGTGCCGTCTATACCGACGATCTGATCATGATGGACGCGGTCGACGAGAGCGTCGTCGGCAAGATTTCGGCGCGCGAAGAATTCCGCAACCGCTTCAAGAATCCTTACGCGGTGATCCACCGCGCCGATATTCATCTGTCGGTCTATGAGGAAGTGCAGACCAAGCCGAACGTCCACTTCCACACCAATTCGCGTATCGAAAGCATCGATATCGACAGCAAAGGCGCGCGCGTGCGCGATGCCAACGGCAAGGAATATCGCGGCATCGCTCTGATCGGCTGCGATGGCGTCAAGTCGGTCGTGCGCGAGAAGCTCGTTGGCGATGGCCACCGCGTGCCGGGCCATGTGGTCTATCGCGCCGTGACGCCGCGCGATGAATTTCCCGCTGATCTGCGCTGGAACGCCGCCACCATCTGGGTCGGCCCCAATTGCCATCTGGTGCATTATCCGATGCGCGGCGGCGAGCAGTACAACATCGTCGTCACCTTCCACAGCCGCGAGAAGGAAGAATGGGGCGTGCGTGAAGGCTCGCGCGAGGAAGTGCAATCCTACTTCCAGCACATCGCCGATCGGCCGCGTCAGCTCATCGACAAGCCGACATCGTGGCGGCGCTGGTCGATCGCCGATCGCGATCCGGTGGCAAAATGGGGCGAGGGCCGCGCCACGCTGCTCGGCGATGCCGCCCATCCGATGCTGCAATATATGGCGCAGGGCGCCTGCATGGCGCTGGAAGACGCGGTCACCTTGCGTGAGGCGTTGCGCGTGCAGAAGGGCGATCTCGAGAAAGCCTTCCGGCTCTACGAAGAAAAGCGCATTCCGCGCACCGCGCGCGTCGTCTATTCGGCCCGCGAGATGGGGCGGTTGTTCCATGCCAGCGGTGTCGAACGCCTGGTGCGCAACCAGCTTTGGCAGGGCCGCAGCCAGGAACATTATTACGACGCGCTCGAATGGCTCTATGGCTGGTCGGTCGAGAAATGCCTCGCATGA
- a CDS encoding UDP-glucose/GDP-mannose dehydrogenase family protein — protein MRIAMIGAGYVGLVSGACFADFGHTVVCVDKDAGRIAALEGGEMPIFEPGLAELVASNVQQHRLSFTTSLGPAVAAADVVFIAVGTSSPQGDGQSDNGSADLADVYAAAAEIADAISGFTVIATYSTVPVGTGDEVARIIRERRPEADFSVASNPKFLHKGTAIADFNQPGQIIIGTDDLKARDALTEIYRPLHLDQPPLMFMDRRTAELTKYAANAFLATKIAFINEIADLCEKTGANVQDVARAISLDNRVGSDVLHAGPGYGGSSLSKDAMALIRTGHAFGTPVRIVETVAAANAARKQRMAEKILDACGGSVLGRTLAVLGLAFKPNTDDMREAPALTILPALQQRGAAIRAYDPAAMTQARPLLPGVTFCEDAYECAKGADALVILTEWDAFRALDLTRLRGLLAKPIMVDLRNVYRPEDMRKHGFDYTSIGRA, from the coding sequence ATGCGTATCGCGATGATTGGGGCCGGATATGTTGGGCTGGTTTCGGGCGCCTGTTTCGCGGATTTCGGCCATACCGTCGTGTGCGTCGACAAGGATGCGGGCCGCATCGCCGCGCTCGAAGGCGGCGAAATGCCGATTTTCGAGCCGGGGCTGGCGGAGCTGGTGGCCAGCAATGTGCAGCAGCATCGCCTGTCGTTCACAACCAGCCTCGGCCCCGCCGTCGCCGCCGCAGACGTGGTTTTCATTGCCGTCGGCACATCGTCACCGCAAGGCGATGGCCAGTCCGACAATGGCTCTGCCGATCTCGCCGACGTCTATGCCGCCGCGGCCGAGATCGCCGATGCGATCAGCGGCTTCACCGTCATCGCCACCTATTCCACCGTGCCGGTCGGCACGGGCGACGAAGTCGCGCGGATCATCCGTGAGCGGCGTCCAGAGGCGGACTTCTCTGTCGCCTCCAATCCGAAATTTCTGCACAAGGGCACGGCCATCGCGGATTTCAACCAGCCGGGCCAGATCATCATCGGCACCGACGATCTCAAGGCACGCGACGCCCTCACCGAAATCTACCGTCCCCTCCATCTCGACCAGCCGCCCCTGATGTTCATGGATCGGCGGACGGCGGAACTGACCAAATATGCGGCGAACGCTTTCCTCGCCACCAAGATCGCCTTCATCAACGAGATCGCCGACCTGTGCGAAAAGACTGGCGCCAATGTGCAGGATGTGGCGCGCGCCATCAGCCTCGACAACCGTGTCGGTTCGGACGTCCTGCACGCGGGCCCCGGCTATGGCGGTTCATCTCTTTCCAAGGATGCGATGGCGCTGATCCGCACGGGCCATGCGTTCGGCACGCCGGTGCGGATCGTCGAAACAGTCGCCGCCGCCAACGCAGCGCGCAAGCAACGCATGGCGGAGAAAATCCTCGATGCCTGCGGCGGATCGGTCCTCGGCAGGACACTGGCTGTACTCGGCCTCGCCTTCAAACCCAATACGGATGACATGCGCGAGGCTCCGGCACTGACGATCCTGCCAGCCTTGCAGCAACGTGGCGCCGCCATTCGCGCTTATGATCCCGCAGCGATGACCCAGGCACGGCCACTGCTGCCGGGTGTCACCTTTTGCGAAGACGCCTATGAATGCGCTAAAGGCGCCGACGCGCTGGTCATTCTCACCGAATGGGATGCCTTCCGCGCTCTTGATCTAACGCGCCTGCGCGGGCTCTTGGCCAAACCCATCATGGTCGACCTACGCAACGTCTATCGTCCCGAGGACATGCGCAAACATGGGTTCGACTACACCAGCATCGGGCGCGCCTAA
- a CDS encoding SOS response-associated peptidase, with translation MCGRFAVTQSPDSIRAFFRYVEQPNFPPRYNIAPTQPVPVVRVADGPGGKARQFTLLRWGFLPGFVKDPKDFPLVINARSETIFDKPSFRNAIRRRRCIFVADAFYEWQRGSKAKGRSKVLVPYLIRRRDGAPMALAGLWENWIGPNGEEMETACIVTTAANEVMAPIHDRMPVILEREDFDAWLDNDGADIDDAARLMRPAGADVLEVFEVSSAVNKVANDSPEVQMPAKHENPPPEDGGYGMLF, from the coding sequence ATGTGCGGTCGTTTCGCAGTCACCCAGTCGCCGGACAGCATTCGCGCCTTCTTCCGCTATGTCGAACAGCCGAATTTTCCGCCGCGCTATAATATTGCGCCCACCCAGCCCGTGCCGGTCGTCCGCGTTGCCGACGGTCCGGGCGGCAAAGCGCGCCAATTCACGCTTCTGCGTTGGGGGTTCCTGCCGGGCTTCGTGAAGGACCCGAAGGACTTTCCGCTGGTCATCAACGCCCGCTCGGAGACGATTTTCGACAAACCCAGTTTTCGCAACGCCATCCGCCGCCGGCGCTGCATCTTCGTCGCTGATGCTTTCTACGAATGGCAGCGTGGCTCGAAAGCCAAGGGGCGGAGCAAGGTGCTTGTTCCCTACCTGATACGCCGCCGCGACGGCGCGCCGATGGCGCTGGCTGGCCTGTGGGAAAATTGGATCGGGCCGAACGGCGAGGAAATGGAAACCGCCTGCATCGTCACCACAGCCGCCAATGAAGTGATGGCGCCGATTCATGATCGCATGCCGGTGATTCTCGAGCGTGAGGATTTCGACGCCTGGCTCGACAATGACGGGGCCGATATCGACGATGCGGCGCGCTTGATGCGTCCCGCCGGTGCCGATGTCCTTGAAGTGTTCGAGGTGTCATCGGCAGTCAACAAAGTCGCCAATGATTCGCCGGAGGTGCAGATGCCGGCGAAGCACGAGAACCCCCCGCCGGAAGATGGCGGCTACGGCATGCTGTTTTGA
- a CDS encoding Flp family type IVb pilin, which yields MPLLLRFLRDNRGTTAIEYGIIAVAIALAIVTGASLIGSELRDRYYGPVANSLTLG from the coding sequence ATGCCGTTGTTACTGAGGTTCTTGCGGGACAACCGAGGAACGACCGCGATCGAATATGGGATCATCGCGGTGGCCATTGCATTGGCGATTGTCACCGGCGCCAGCCTGATCGGCTCGGAACTGCGCGACAGATATTACGGCCCTGTCGCCAACAGCTTGACCCTGGGCTGA
- a CDS encoding glutamate--cysteine ligase gives MARDTSDTTAIESRHELVAWFEQGIKQNGELLVGTEHEKFPFYITDNSPVPYDGGHGIRALLEGMQAEGGWEPIFDGEALIGLFDDHGGAISLEPGGQFELSGAPLANAHETAAELNGHLALANKVAEQLGIGFLGLGMSPLWSLAETPKMPKSRYKIMTGYMPKVGTRGLDMMYRTCTVQTNLDFTSEADMVKKLRVSLALQPLTTALFANSPFTEGKINGRLSERSEIWRDTDNQRAGMLPFVFEEGFGFERYVDYALQVPMYFVKRGDSYHDVAGADFRDLLEGKLEALPGERATVSDWANHLSTIFPEVRLKRFLEMRGADMGSAEHVVAMSAFYFGLLYDTTALDGAWEIVRRWTAAERQRLRDDVPQIGLNAQIAGRSLRDIGRDVLALARAGLRQRARRNAQGHDESHLLDLLDHRVETGRTAAQDLIHQFNGPWKHSVLPIFAEARL, from the coding sequence ATGGCGCGCGACACGTCCGACACTACAGCGATCGAATCGCGCCACGAACTCGTTGCCTGGTTCGAACAGGGCATCAAGCAAAATGGCGAACTGCTCGTGGGAACCGAGCACGAGAAATTCCCCTTTTATATTACGGACAATTCGCCCGTTCCCTACGATGGTGGCCACGGCATCCGGGCGCTCCTGGAGGGCATGCAAGCCGAAGGCGGCTGGGAGCCGATTTTTGACGGCGAGGCGCTGATCGGCCTGTTCGACGACCATGGCGGCGCCATTTCGCTGGAACCCGGTGGCCAATTCGAACTGTCCGGCGCGCCGCTCGCCAACGCGCATGAGACAGCCGCCGAACTCAACGGCCATCTGGCGCTTGCCAATAAAGTGGCGGAGCAGCTTGGCATCGGCTTTCTTGGCCTCGGCATGAGCCCGCTCTGGTCGCTCGCCGAAACGCCGAAAATGCCGAAGAGCCGCTACAAGATCATGACCGGCTATATGCCGAAAGTCGGCACCCGCGGTCTCGACATGATGTATCGCACCTGCACGGTGCAGACCAATCTCGACTTCACCTCCGAAGCCGACATGGTCAAGAAACTGCGTGTCTCATTGGCCTTGCAGCCGCTGACGACAGCCCTGTTCGCCAATTCGCCGTTCACCGAAGGCAAGATCAACGGTCGCCTCTCCGAACGATCCGAGATCTGGCGCGACACCGACAATCAACGCGCCGGCATGCTGCCTTTCGTCTTCGAGGAAGGCTTCGGTTTCGAACGCTATGTCGATTACGCGCTGCAAGTGCCGATGTATTTCGTCAAGCGCGGCGACAGCTATCATGATGTCGCCGGTGCTGACTTCCGCGATCTGCTGGAAGGTAAGCTTGAGGCCCTGCCGGGCGAGCGCGCGACCGTGTCGGATTGGGCCAACCATCTGTCGACCATCTTTCCGGAAGTGCGGCTGAAACGGTTCTTGGAAATGCGCGGCGCCGACATGGGCTCGGCCGAACATGTGGTGGCGATGTCCGCCTTTTATTTCGGTCTCCTCTACGACACCACCGCTCTCGATGGCGCGTGGGAGATCGTCCGACGTTGGACCGCGGCCGAACGGCAAAGGCTGCGTGACGATGTTCCGCAGATCGGCTTGAATGCCCAGATCGCTGGACGCAGCCTGCGCGATATCGGCCGCGATGTCCTGGCCCTCGCCCGCGCCGGCCTACGGCAGCGTGCCAGGCGCAACGCCCAGGGCCATGACGAAAGCCATTTGCTCGATCTGCTCGACCATCGCGTCGAAACCGGCCGCACCGCAGCGCAAGATCTCATCCACCAGTTCAACGGACCGTGGAAACATTCCGTCCTGCCGATTTTCGCCGAAGCGCGGCTTTAG
- a CDS encoding DUF6101 family protein gives MANEAHNLKSEWPTLACVDARADGGQREVTLLRQGIVIRRRRNGVRMKIRVPARAYRGVVFKATGEATDKQRYVVSLSHVDADLRILLADTSDEREAFAHLQYWGEYFALPLYVERAGGQMDCIRRRLGDVDCAMPQDHARKGTTLMARRGRFQRRRKPGSPARMNLVHRGAREIIARH, from the coding sequence ATGGCGAATGAAGCACACAATCTGAAATCGGAATGGCCGACACTGGCATGTGTCGATGCGCGAGCGGATGGCGGCCAACGCGAAGTGACCTTGCTGCGGCAAGGCATCGTCATTCGCCGGCGCCGCAATGGCGTGCGGATGAAAATCCGCGTGCCGGCGCGCGCCTATCGCGGCGTCGTCTTCAAGGCGACCGGCGAAGCCACGGACAAGCAGCGCTATGTGGTGAGCCTCAGCCATGTTGACGCCGACCTGCGCATTCTGCTCGCCGACACCAGCGACGAACGCGAGGCCTTCGCGCATCTGCAATATTGGGGCGAGTATTTCGCCTTGCCGCTTTATGTGGAACGGGCCGGCGGCCAGATGGATTGCATCCGTCGGCGGCTCGGCGATGTCGATTGCGCCATGCCGCAAGATCACGCACGCAAGGGCACGACGCTGATGGCCCGGCGCGGCCGCTTCCAACGCCGGCGCAAACCCGGTTCACCGGCGCGAATGAATCTGGTGCATCGCGGCGCGCGTGAGATCATCGCCCGCCATTGA
- the ubiA gene encoding 4-hydroxybenzoate octaprenyltransferase — MPNEPSANASRGLPDSVSGSLVLRWAPERTVPFIQLARIDRPIGWWLILLPCWWSVALAGIQQGHGPNWWHVLLFLIGAISMRGAGCTYNDIVDRKIDAGVERTCGRPLPSGRATPAAAAVFLVGLCLIGAAVLLSFNRFAIVTGLASLIIVAIYPFMKRITSWPQVVLGLAFAWGGLMGWAAAFGTLSWQAVLIYLCAIFWTVGYDTIYALQDARDDAIVGVKSTARLFAQNVRLGVAICYLLALVCAAGSIAGVHGGILAWLGWLAFAAHLAWQVTRIERADTQVALMLFRSNRDAGLLFFVGLAADGMLLPRLLP, encoded by the coding sequence TTGCCGAACGAACCCTCAGCGAATGCTTCGCGGGGGCTGCCTGATTCTGTTTCCGGCAGCCTTGTCCTGAGATGGGCGCCGGAGCGGACGGTTCCTTTCATTCAGCTCGCCCGCATCGATCGGCCAATTGGCTGGTGGCTGATCTTGCTGCCGTGTTGGTGGTCGGTTGCGCTCGCCGGTATTCAGCAGGGCCATGGGCCGAACTGGTGGCACGTGCTGCTGTTCCTGATCGGCGCCATCTCGATGCGTGGTGCCGGCTGCACGTATAACGACATCGTCGATCGCAAGATCGATGCCGGCGTTGAACGCACGTGTGGGCGGCCTTTGCCGTCTGGCCGTGCGACGCCGGCGGCAGCCGCTGTTTTTCTTGTCGGGCTGTGTCTCATCGGTGCGGCCGTCCTGTTGTCGTTCAACCGCTTCGCGATTGTCACGGGGCTCGCTTCGCTCATCATCGTCGCGATCTATCCGTTCATGAAGCGCATCACGTCCTGGCCACAGGTGGTGCTTGGGCTGGCTTTTGCTTGGGGCGGTCTGATGGGCTGGGCGGCGGCCTTCGGTACGCTCTCTTGGCAAGCCGTGCTGATCTACCTCTGCGCTATTTTCTGGACCGTCGGCTACGATACGATCTATGCACTGCAGGATGCGCGCGACGATGCCATTGTGGGGGTCAAATCAACCGCACGGCTGTTTGCCCAGAACGTCCGCCTCGGCGTTGCGATCTGTTATCTGCTGGCGCTCGTCTGTGCAGCCGGCTCCATCGCAGGCGTTCATGGCGGCATTCTGGCTTGGCTGGGGTGGCTAGCCTTTGCCGCACATCTCGCCTGGCAGGTCACGCGGATCGAACGCGCCGATACGCAAGTGGCGCTGATGCTGTTCCGCTCCAACCGCGACGCCGGCCTTTTGTTCTTCGTAGGCCTTGCTGCTGACGGCATGCTGCTGCCGCGATTGTTGCCTTGA
- a CDS encoding 16S rRNA (uracil(1498)-N(3))-methyltransferase, translating to MPRYDFAATRLFVSHPLSAGAILDLERDQSNYILNVLRLRESDTIFIFNGRDGEWMARIAPGSRKVARLEAIEPVRLQQAACDLHYLFAPIKHARLDYMAQKAVEMGASRLQPVLTRRTQVQRVNLDRLRANAIEAAEQCGIMTIAEVAEPVDLERVLRDWPASRRLIFCDEDADVVEPVLALRQAVGDARAPALAVLIGPEGGFDPAERKAISAVPGVIGISLGPRILRADTAAVAALAVVQAAIGDWRG from the coding sequence ATGCCCCGCTACGATTTTGCCGCCACACGCCTTTTTGTCTCTCATCCGCTTTCGGCCGGGGCCATCCTCGACCTTGAGCGTGACCAATCGAACTATATTCTCAACGTTCTACGGCTGCGCGAAAGCGACACAATCTTCATCTTCAACGGTCGTGATGGCGAATGGATGGCGCGCATCGCCCCAGGTTCCCGCAAGGTCGCGCGGCTGGAAGCGATCGAGCCGGTGCGGCTGCAGCAGGCCGCGTGCGATCTGCACTATCTCTTCGCGCCGATAAAACATGCCCGTCTCGATTATATGGCGCAGAAAGCCGTCGAAATGGGCGCCAGCAGGCTGCAACCGGTGCTGACGCGACGCACGCAGGTGCAGCGCGTCAATCTTGATCGTCTGCGCGCCAATGCCATCGAGGCGGCGGAACAATGCGGCATCATGACGATCGCCGAGGTTGCCGAACCAGTGGACTTGGAGCGCGTGCTGCGAGATTGGCCAGCTTCTCGCCGGCTCATCTTCTGCGATGAGGATGCTGATGTTGTCGAGCCGGTGCTGGCGCTGCGGCAAGCGGTTGGTGACGCGCGCGCCCCTGCCCTCGCCGTCTTGATCGGCCCGGAAGGCGGCTTCGATCCGGCTGAACGCAAAGCCATCAGCGCGGTGCCCGGAGTGATCGGCATCTCGCTTGGACCTCGCATCTTGCGCGCCGATACGGCTGCAGTCGCCGCGCTCGCCGTGGTGCAGGCCGCCATCGGCGATTGGCGCGGCTGA
- a CDS encoding efflux transporter outer membrane subunit — translation MRFARDERNRLRQRILVATALTAAGLSGACTVGPDFMAPPSPEVGRYLPDERPAREGRAGPAAGLVWGADVSAQWWRHFGSPELNRLIEAGIANNPDLEAAEAALRLAQTNVAVQRAALFPVIGADFMPTRQRTSNALSAPTDSGGYIYSLHTGQVTVAFAPDIWGGQRRQIESAQAQADAAAFQREAAFLSLTANIASAAVLEASLRGQIATTTRLIKGQDQLLGILRRQHDAGQIALTDVAAQETAVAQARLLLPPLERALAQQRNLLAVLTGQMPGDGVKGIFTLKSFQLPRKIPLTLPADLVRNRPDIRVAEENLRAANAQIGTAVANRLPQITLSAGVGSSAASMSQLFSPGMGIWNIAGNMAQTIFDAGALAAKQKGAEEATLQAAALYRSTVLIAFQNVADTLRALQSDARALSAATAAERAAAQNNDLVRKQVEAGQISLPLLLNAQQAYLQTALARVQAEGQRITDTIALFQALGGGWWNRPGPLVPVVPQVVPGPVQQSVAAN, via the coding sequence ATGCGTTTTGCGAGAGACGAACGAAACCGCCTGCGCCAGCGCATCCTGGTGGCGACGGCTCTGACGGCCGCCGGCCTGTCGGGCGCCTGCACCGTTGGGCCTGATTTCATGGCGCCGCCGTCCCCCGAGGTCGGCCGCTATTTGCCCGATGAACGCCCGGCCCGTGAAGGTCGTGCTGGCCCTGCCGCCGGCCTCGTCTGGGGCGCCGATGTCTCGGCGCAATGGTGGCGTCATTTCGGCTCGCCAGAATTGAACCGGCTGATTGAAGCTGGCATCGCGAACAATCCTGATCTCGAGGCCGCCGAGGCGGCGCTTCGCTTGGCTCAGACCAATGTCGCCGTGCAGCGCGCTGCGCTGTTTCCGGTGATCGGCGCCGATTTCATGCCGACCCGCCAAAGGACCTCCAACGCCCTGTCGGCGCCGACCGACAGCGGCGGCTATATCTATTCTCTGCACACCGGCCAGGTGACGGTGGCCTTTGCCCCCGACATCTGGGGCGGTCAGCGTCGACAGATCGAATCGGCGCAGGCGCAGGCCGACGCGGCTGCCTTCCAGCGCGAGGCCGCCTTCCTCAGCCTGACCGCCAATATCGCCTCCGCCGCCGTGCTGGAGGCGTCGCTGCGCGGCCAGATCGCCACCACCACGCGCCTGATCAAAGGCCAGGACCAATTGCTCGGCATTCTGCGCCGTCAGCATGATGCCGGCCAGATCGCGCTGACCGACGTAGCAGCGCAAGAGACGGCGGTGGCGCAAGCGCGGCTGCTGCTGCCGCCACTGGAGCGCGCCCTGGCGCAACAACGCAATCTGTTGGCGGTCTTGACCGGGCAAATGCCCGGTGACGGGGTGAAGGGAATCTTCACGCTGAAGTCGTTCCAGCTGCCGCGCAAAATCCCGCTCACCCTGCCGGCTGATCTGGTGCGCAACCGCCCCGACATCCGTGTCGCCGAGGAAAACCTGCGTGCCGCCAACGCCCAAATCGGCACGGCAGTGGCCAACCGGTTGCCGCAGATCACCTTAAGCGCCGGGGTTGGTTCAAGCGCCGCGTCGATGTCGCAATTGTTCTCGCCGGGCATGGGCATCTGGAATATCGCGGGCAATATGGCGCAGACGATTTTCGATGCCGGCGCTTTGGCCGCCAAACAGAAGGGCGCTGAAGAAGCGACCTTGCAGGCGGCGGCGCTATATCGCTCGACTGTCCTGATCGCTTTCCAGAACGTGGCCGATACGCTGCGGGCGCTGCAGAGCGATGCGCGTGCGCTGAGTGCTGCGACCGCGGCCGAACGCGCGGCCGCACAGAACAACGATCTGGTGCGGAAGCAGGTTGAGGCGGGGCAGATCAGTCTGCCGCTCCTGCTCAACGCACAGCAGGCTTACCTGCAGACGGCGCTGGCGCGGGTTCAGGCGGAAGGCCAACGCATCACCGATACGATCGCGTTGTTCCAGGCGCTTGGTGGTGGCTGGTGGAACAGGCCGGGCCCGCTCGTGCCGGTGGTCCCGCAGGTTGTGCCGGGCCCCGTGCAACAGAGTGTTGCTGCCAATTGA